The Blastocatellia bacterium genome has a segment encoding these proteins:
- a CDS encoding glycosyltransferase family 2 protein encodes MTRLKKRGGYARLARPTDMLSVIVVNLSIILAFRLWFLFLSWFTVRAFSHTDRLRGEPDSPHTVTVLIPARNEQENIRACLEAVLQQDYPILEIIVIDDASTDQTGAIVEQMQQRHQLIQLVKNNGPLPGWLGKNYALYRGAQQARGDYLLFLDADVRLSPDCLRTAMHYALKYDADMLTIFPVVICVGFWEKVIMPIYGEIFLWSLIPLVQPFKRLRAHHPSKPVAFGGFLLFKKQTYDCIGGHERVKSSIIEDVELARVVKRSGYRLNTLLGGPRLLTARMYQHLGHLWEGISKSISGLTVWQLLLGIYVCFSVFVLPWLALPLVLFDGFLSEWSTMSVWALALSALTCLVALVSRWHLAKAASMDGSYAYLQPLGGLVLMAMFLETTWRVLSGKGATWKGRRVSLDAPSG; translated from the coding sequence GTGACAAGGCTGAAAAAGCGCGGTGGATATGCTAGGCTTGCTCGGCCAACAGACATGCTGTCGGTCATCGTCGTCAATTTGAGCATCATATTGGCGTTCCGGCTCTGGTTTCTCTTCTTGAGCTGGTTCACGGTCAGAGCCTTTTCGCACACCGACCGGCTGCGTGGGGAGCCGGACTCGCCACACACCGTGACGGTGCTGATTCCTGCTCGCAATGAACAGGAGAACATCCGTGCCTGCCTTGAGGCAGTCTTGCAACAGGATTATCCCATCCTGGAGATCATCGTCATTGACGACGCTTCAACTGATCAAACCGGCGCTATTGTCGAGCAGATGCAGCAGCGCCACCAGCTCATTCAACTGGTGAAAAACAACGGACCGCTGCCAGGATGGTTGGGCAAAAACTATGCGCTCTATCGTGGCGCGCAGCAGGCTCGTGGAGACTACCTGCTATTTCTCGATGCTGACGTGCGCCTCTCGCCTGATTGTCTGCGCACGGCCATGCATTATGCGCTGAAGTATGATGCCGATATGCTGACGATCTTCCCCGTCGTCATCTGTGTCGGCTTCTGGGAAAAGGTCATCATGCCGATTTATGGTGAGATTTTCTTGTGGTCGCTCATTCCGTTGGTTCAGCCGTTCAAGCGATTGCGCGCGCATCATCCGAGCAAGCCGGTGGCATTCGGCGGATTTCTCTTATTCAAAAAGCAGACCTACGATTGCATCGGCGGCCATGAGCGAGTGAAAAGCTCAATTATCGAGGACGTAGAGTTGGCGCGGGTCGTCAAACGCAGTGGATACCGATTGAACACACTGTTGGGTGGGCCGCGCTTGCTCACAGCGCGGATGTACCAACATCTCGGTCACCTGTGGGAAGGTATCAGCAAGTCCATCAGCGGCCTGACAGTGTGGCAATTGTTATTAGGCATCTACGTATGTTTCAGCGTCTTTGTATTGCCATGGCTGGCGCTGCCGCTTGTGCTGTTTGATGGATTCCTCAGCGAATGGTCTACCATGAGCGTATGGGCGCTGGCGCTCAGCGCATTAACCTGCTTGGTTGCGCTCGTGAGTCGGTGGCACCTGGCCAAAGCCGCCAGCATGGATGGTTCGTATGCTTATTTGCAACCATTGGGTGGGCTTGTGTTGATGGCCATGTTCCTGGAGACGACATGGCGTGTGCTCTCCGGCAAAGGGGCGACGTGGAAAGGCCGGCGCGTTTCATTGGACGCGCCCAGCGGTTGA
- a CDS encoding VCBS repeat-containing protein codes for MVGAGTASQNTNICLQVLGSYDAVNTAHSVTAGDFNEDGHTDVAVVAHRPKVPSQGLVVMLGNGTGAFTPFQRLPVGDHNHGVITADLDGDGHLDIVTNADQATNPTTVTNAEHVFFGDGTGRFPRHDVYKIDVNFGPLDAQAADVNKDGFLDLILAGAAQYSLGVMLNDGMGKFSAPTFWGQGTFSSRSSAIADFNRDGHLDVAVTKEYRGRVEVYYGDGRGRFPTSKTFSTDVGPRTVITADLDRDGNMDLAVTNRLSSTVSILFGDGRGNFARAISIKVGLDPRTIQAGDFNRDGHLDLAAVGSLSQTVSFLYGNGQRVFSTPHDMRVGDAPVRGRKFRPNKDSEQAGDGLVGLVACDVDANGDMDLVVSSTYDGKVYTLMNHCP; via the coding sequence ATGGTGGGGGCGGGAACGGCTTCGCAGAACACCAACATCTGCCTGCAAGTGCTCGGCAGCTATGATGCGGTCAACACGGCGCACAGTGTGACGGCTGGAGATTTCAACGAAGACGGTCACACGGATGTTGCTGTCGTGGCGCATCGCCCGAAGGTGCCCAGCCAAGGGTTGGTGGTGATGCTCGGCAATGGAACAGGCGCGTTCACGCCATTTCAAAGATTGCCGGTGGGCGATCACAATCATGGCGTGATTACTGCTGATCTGGATGGCGACGGCCATCTGGATATTGTCACCAATGCTGATCAAGCAACCAATCCTACAACGGTGACCAATGCTGAGCATGTGTTTTTCGGCGATGGCACGGGTCGGTTTCCGCGACATGACGTTTATAAGATTGACGTGAACTTTGGCCCGCTCGATGCGCAGGCGGCTGATGTGAACAAGGATGGGTTCCTCGATTTGATTTTGGCCGGCGCTGCGCAGTATTCACTCGGGGTGATGCTCAATGACGGCATGGGGAAATTTAGCGCGCCGACGTTTTGGGGCCAAGGCACGTTCAGTTCGAGGAGCTCGGCCATCGCTGATTTCAACCGGGATGGCCATCTGGATGTGGCTGTGACCAAAGAGTACCGTGGCCGGGTGGAGGTCTACTATGGTGACGGGCGTGGCCGATTTCCGACCAGCAAAACGTTCAGCACGGATGTCGGGCCGCGTACGGTGATCACGGCGGACCTGGATCGGGATGGCAACATGGATTTGGCCGTGACCAATCGTTTGTCCAGCACCGTGTCAATTTTGTTTGGCGATGGCAGAGGGAACTTCGCCCGCGCCATCAGTATCAAGGTGGGATTGGACCCGCGCACGATTCAAGCGGGCGATTTCAATCGAGATGGTCACCTTGATCTGGCTGCTGTCGGGAGCCTGTCGCAAACAGTTTCGTTCCTGTATGGGAACGGGCAACGAGTCTTTTCTACACCCCATGATATGCGGGTTGGCGACGCGCCCGTTCGCGGCCGGAAATTCCGACCGAACAAAGATTCGGAGCAGGCCGGCGATGGGCTGGTCGGGCTGGTTGCTTGTGATGTAGATGCTAATGGTGACATGGACCTGGTTGTCTCCAGTACTTACGATGGCAAGGTTTATACGCTGATGAATCATTGCCCATAG
- a CDS encoding alkaline phosphatase family protein — translation MKKMVSIVILMTAFVWASVAALQSAPKVLLIVWDGSEYSVVEPMFRNGQLPNLGRIAPTVHRLLADKTCETGPQECECITTETKPQFAIMLTGLLADATGVVTNRCFRTIPAGMTVPEKLEARDATIRTAHISGKSENPGTKVFQNLSRTVDYYLAEPLDSEQTADQAIGRITQWAGNSFFIMLHFREPDRTGHLRGVNSIDYQMRLLEVDRQTGRILDALAARGILNQTIIYVISDHGFGVPGGPVATRPFLHTNSPNAIFASNDPAGGEGVRMRDIASLVLAHWQ, via the coding sequence ATGAAAAAAATGGTGAGCATAGTGATACTGATGACGGCGTTTGTGTGGGCGTCAGTTGCCGCGCTGCAATCGGCGCCCAAAGTGTTGCTGATTGTGTGGGACGGTTCTGAATATTCGGTCGTTGAGCCGATGTTCCGAAATGGTCAGTTACCCAACCTGGGGCGGATCGCGCCGACTGTGCATCGGTTGCTGGCGGATAAAACGTGCGAGACGGGCCCGCAAGAGTGCGAGTGCATTACGACTGAGACTAAACCGCAGTTTGCCATCATGCTAACCGGCTTGTTGGCTGACGCCACCGGTGTGGTGACCAATCGTTGCTTCCGGACGATTCCTGCTGGCATGACCGTGCCAGAAAAACTGGAAGCGCGCGACGCAACCATTCGCACGGCTCACATCAGCGGCAAATCGGAGAATCCGGGCACCAAAGTGTTTCAAAATTTGTCCCGGACTGTGGATTATTACCTGGCTGAGCCGTTGGACTCGGAGCAAACGGCTGATCAGGCCATCGGCCGAATCACACAGTGGGCTGGCAACAGTTTCTTCATTATGCTCCATTTTCGTGAGCCTGACAGGACCGGTCACCTCAGAGGCGTCAACAGTATTGACTATCAGATGCGGTTGCTGGAAGTAGACCGCCAAACAGGGCGCATTTTGGATGCGCTCGCGGCTCGCGGGATTTTGAATCAGACAATCATCTATGTAATCTCTGATCATGGCTTCGGCGTGCCTGGCGGGCCGGTGGCGACCCGACCATTCCTGCACACCAACAGTCCCAATGCCATTTTTGCCTCGAATGATCCCGCTGGCGGCGAGGGCGTGCGCATGCGCGACATTGCTTCCCTGGTGTTGGCCCACTGGCAGTAG
- a CDS encoding VTT domain-containing protein encodes MTDKSEPPAEEHPYTLIAVQLALIMLAVPTVRYVFRHGYITQADIEHFIAQFGSWAAPGFVMLLAAGLLVFVPPAILVGTGSLIFGSERGAVYSLLGVSLGVCAAFLLGRHLLADFARRRKQGRLKQINQWLTMNGTAFTFVSRLMFFANPTFNYASSLTAIRFRDYAIGSVLGVIPGVLIFSHLFRVIIFTRSPLDILRHPAFLSMLGLRLCGVALFKGLTIWYGRRKLNETTASEEVLL; translated from the coding sequence ATGACAGACAAGAGCGAGCCGCCGGCCGAGGAACATCCGTATACCCTCATCGCCGTGCAACTGGCGCTCATCATGCTCGCCGTGCCGACCGTGCGCTACGTGTTTCGTCACGGCTACATCACCCAGGCAGACATTGAGCATTTCATCGCTCAGTTTGGCTCATGGGCAGCGCCCGGTTTCGTCATGCTGCTGGCAGCCGGTTTGTTGGTGTTTGTGCCGCCGGCGATTTTGGTCGGCACCGGTTCGCTCATCTTTGGCAGCGAGCGGGGCGCAGTTTACTCACTGCTCGGTGTGAGCCTCGGTGTCTGCGCCGCCTTTTTGCTGGGGCGGCATCTGTTGGCCGATTTTGCTCGCCGGCGCAAACAGGGACGACTCAAACAGATCAATCAATGGCTCACGATGAACGGGACGGCATTCACGTTCGTCTCGCGGCTGATGTTTTTTGCCAATCCCACCTTCAACTATGCCTCCAGTTTAACGGCGATTCGATTTCGCGATTATGCTATCGGCAGCGTCTTGGGCGTTATTCCCGGCGTGTTGATCTTTTCTCATCTGTTTCGCGTCATCATCTTCACGCGGTCGCCCTTGGATATTTTGCGACATCCGGCCTTCCTTTCCATGTTGGGTTTGCGACTATGCGGCGTAGCGCTGTTCAAGGGGCTGACCATCTGGTATGGCCGCCGAAAGCTGAATGAAACCACTGCGAGCGAAGAGGTGTTGTTATGA
- a CDS encoding glycosyltransferase, translating into MTDVETAGQPPTITVVIPAYNEEKYIGATIENVKAAIREYHRVYPDEVEILVVNNNSTDRTEEVARAHGARVVFEGKNQIAASRNAGGRAARGRIVAFLDADDHISPNMLILVHQAMMSGEYIGGGVARIYRDKPIKMAEWLEKINNLGRRITGVSTGLIYTTKEAFQQVGGYDERYYAAEEGRFILDLKKLGKQQGKKFRNITEGYVIKSARKFEKLTPLELIWTGLKFVLFPWKLKDRKECSFWYDQVDQKK; encoded by the coding sequence ATGACGGATGTTGAAACGGCCGGTCAGCCGCCCACGATCACTGTGGTGATACCGGCGTATAACGAAGAGAAATATATCGGAGCGACGATTGAAAACGTCAAAGCCGCTATCCGCGAGTATCACCGCGTCTATCCTGACGAGGTAGAAATTTTGGTAGTCAACAATAACTCCACCGACCGCACTGAAGAAGTCGCGCGGGCGCATGGCGCGCGCGTCGTGTTTGAAGGCAAGAATCAGATTGCGGCGTCGCGCAATGCTGGTGGCCGCGCCGCGCGTGGCCGGATTGTCGCCTTTCTGGATGCGGATGATCACATCTCGCCGAACATGCTCATCCTGGTTCACCAAGCGATGATGTCAGGCGAGTATATCGGCGGCGGTGTCGCGCGCATCTACCGGGACAAGCCGATCAAGATGGCCGAGTGGTTAGAAAAAATCAACAACCTCGGACGGCGCATCACCGGCGTCAGCACTGGCTTGATTTACACAACCAAAGAGGCCTTCCAGCAAGTCGGCGGCTACGACGAACGCTACTATGCTGCCGAAGAAGGCCGCTTCATTCTGGATTTGAAAAAGCTCGGCAAACAGCAGGGTAAAAAATTCCGCAACATCACCGAAGGGTATGTGATCAAGTCAGCGCGTAAGTTCGAGAAGCTCACGCCTCTGGAACTGATCTGGACGGGATTGAAGTTTGTGCTCTTTCCCTGGAAGTTGAAGGATCGAAAGGAATGCTCGTTTTGGTACGATCAGGTGGACCAGAAAAAGTGA
- a CDS encoding alkaline phosphatase family protein, with protein MTMSTAGGHPTDVLESANGQQPVTTGKVLVICLDGATLDLLQPWMEAGRLPTLARFKRDGVSGPLQSVIPPITAPAWASFMTGKNPGKHGVYHFINRGPQSSQQAFVTAGSRAGQTLWDLLGQQGKRVLVLNVPTTYPPTPVNGALIADFLTPPGRRDFTYPPSLLEEIEARFGKYPLHLKTLMFSANLSGPNTERLLREVRHELKYKFDVAHYLLDRYESDFTILHILGTDRVQHELWNLLDPRHPRYDPKLATRYGEAILDYFAQVDQEIARLEARFNDDATTFIISDHGFGPVHRAIDLNVWLLEKGYIQIKPAAASRFKHWLWRIGLTNEVVVRVLLKTFFKYGAGLVEQMSDETLFKSVRFFAQRGQNNPLFSLQDVDWTRTKAYALVGMGAININLKGREPTGSVEPADYQSVKQEIATELKQLYDTAAARPVRGQVFLREEIYDGPYTEQAPDIMYLPNEAGYVAGSMMGFTANRAIIDAPAWPGHHRMNGLLLAKGRCLKQGESVNGAALIDVAPTILYLMGCSIPRDMDGRVLVEMIEESVVAARAPAYQEPARVTESAPPLASDEDQQVVERLRELGYLL; from the coding sequence ATGACAATGAGCACGGCAGGAGGGCATCCAACGGACGTGCTGGAATCGGCCAACGGCCAACAACCAGTAACAACGGGCAAGGTGTTGGTCATCTGTCTAGATGGCGCGACGTTGGACCTGTTGCAGCCGTGGATGGAAGCCGGACGATTGCCGACGCTCGCCCGATTCAAGCGCGACGGCGTCAGTGGCCCGTTGCAGTCGGTCATTCCGCCGATCACGGCGCCGGCCTGGGCTTCATTCATGACCGGCAAGAATCCGGGCAAGCATGGTGTCTATCACTTCATCAATCGCGGGCCGCAAAGCAGCCAACAGGCATTCGTCACTGCTGGCTCGCGCGCCGGCCAAACACTGTGGGACCTGCTCGGCCAACAAGGCAAGCGCGTGCTTGTGCTGAACGTACCCACGACCTATCCGCCAACGCCGGTCAATGGCGCGCTGATCGCCGATTTTCTGACGCCGCCGGGCCGACGCGATTTCACCTATCCGCCTTCGCTGTTAGAAGAGATTGAAGCTCGGTTTGGCAAATATCCGCTGCACCTGAAAACGCTGATGTTTTCTGCCAACCTGAGCGGGCCTAATACCGAGCGGTTGCTGCGTGAAGTGCGTCATGAACTGAAGTACAAATTCGATGTCGCTCACTACTTGCTTGATCGCTACGAGAGCGACTTTACCATTCTGCACATTCTAGGAACTGATCGCGTTCAGCACGAGCTTTGGAATTTGCTTGATCCACGCCACCCGCGATATGACCCAAAGCTCGCGACGCGCTACGGCGAAGCGATCCTCGATTATTTTGCTCAGGTTGATCAAGAGATTGCCCGATTGGAGGCGCGGTTCAACGACGACGCAACCACGTTCATTATTTCCGATCATGGGTTCGGGCCGGTTCATCGCGCGATTGATTTGAACGTCTGGTTGCTGGAAAAAGGCTATATTCAGATTAAGCCGGCTGCTGCCTCACGTTTCAAGCATTGGTTGTGGCGAATAGGCCTGACCAATGAAGTGGTTGTGCGAGTGCTGCTGAAGACGTTCTTCAAGTATGGTGCCGGTCTGGTTGAGCAGATGTCCGACGAAACGCTGTTCAAGTCGGTTCGCTTCTTCGCCCAGCGTGGGCAAAACAATCCGCTCTTCTCGCTTCAGGACGTGGATTGGACACGCACAAAAGCCTATGCGCTCGTTGGCATGGGTGCGATCAACATCAACCTGAAAGGTCGTGAGCCAACCGGCTCGGTTGAGCCGGCTGATTACCAATCGGTCAAACAGGAAATCGCCACCGAGTTGAAGCAGTTGTATGATACGGCGGCAGCGCGGCCAGTCCGGGGGCAAGTGTTTCTGCGTGAGGAAATCTACGATGGCCCGTATACCGAGCAAGCCCCGGACATCATGTACCTGCCCAATGAAGCCGGCTACGTGGCCGGCAGCATGATGGGATTCACGGCGAATCGGGCGATTATTGACGCGCCGGCCTGGCCTGGCCACCATCGCATGAACGGGCTGTTGTTGGCCAAAGGCAGATGCCTGAAGCAAGGAGAGTCGGTCAACGGGGCAGCCCTCATTGACGTGGCTCCGACCATCCTCTATTTGATGGGCTGCTCGATTCCCCGTGATATGGACGGGCGCGTGTTGGTAGAGATGATTGAAGAGAGCGTGGTGGCAGCGCGCGCGCCGGCCTATCAGGAACCTGCTCGTGTGACGGAGTCGGCTCCGCCACTGGCTTCGGACGAAGATCAGCAGGTGGTTGAACGGTTACGCGAGTTAGGCTATTTGTTGTGA
- a CDS encoding VCBS repeat-containing protein — MVSILLGSLLAWGSPASWGSQPPEACMPVEGEFLSVETAHSVAAADLNEDGHLDVAVVAHYPRRYTEAGAVFLGDGRGQFRFLAHLAIGDHNHGVVLTDLNHDGHLDLVTSTADAQGRETVFDVVHTFLGDGTGRFPQHATWPAKYFRLGPLDVQVGDLNHDGHPDLIAAGSGTGHVAVLLGDGTGQFSRRKYYANIPTRTRSTALADFNGDGHLDVIAANRYGRSVSLFLGDGTGQLKFQRDFATGFGPRSVIAADFNQDGRTDVAVTCREPDQVAVLLNVGAGGFAQAKTYAVGDDPRSIVTADFNGDGWLDLAVTNTKSQTVSLWFGDGRGQFSGRQDIRVGDGPIGGNDPPGEGEGNGLVGLAAADVNEDGRPDLLVTSSFDDHVYVLINRCSP, encoded by the coding sequence TTGGTTTCAATTCTGCTCGGCAGCTTGCTGGCGTGGGGCAGTCCGGCCAGTTGGGGGTCTCAGCCACCTGAAGCTTGCATGCCAGTCGAAGGCGAATTCCTATCGGTTGAGACAGCTCATAGTGTCGCCGCCGCCGACCTGAACGAAGATGGTCATCTAGATGTGGCTGTGGTGGCGCACTATCCGAGGAGGTACACTGAAGCTGGCGCGGTTTTTCTCGGCGATGGGCGTGGTCAGTTCAGGTTTCTCGCGCACCTGGCTATCGGCGATCACAATCACGGTGTGGTGCTAACCGATCTGAATCATGATGGTCATCTGGATTTGGTCACCTCTACGGCTGACGCGCAAGGGCGGGAGACTGTCTTCGACGTCGTTCACACCTTTCTGGGAGATGGCACAGGCCGGTTTCCCCAGCATGCAACGTGGCCGGCCAAGTACTTCCGCTTGGGTCCGCTCGACGTGCAGGTCGGCGATTTGAATCACGATGGTCATCCTGATCTGATCGCTGCCGGTTCAGGCACAGGCCATGTGGCCGTGTTGTTGGGCGACGGCACTGGCCAGTTCAGCCGCCGCAAATACTACGCCAACATCCCAACGCGCACGCGCTCGACGGCGCTGGCCGATTTCAATGGCGATGGCCATCTGGATGTCATCGCAGCCAATCGCTATGGTCGGTCGGTGAGCCTGTTTCTCGGTGATGGCACAGGACAGTTGAAATTTCAGAGGGATTTCGCTACAGGCTTTGGCCCACGCTCGGTTATTGCTGCCGATTTCAATCAGGATGGTCGCACTGATGTGGCCGTCACCTGCCGCGAACCTGATCAGGTAGCAGTGCTCTTGAACGTCGGCGCCGGGGGATTCGCTCAGGCAAAAACCTATGCGGTCGGCGATGACCCGCGCAGCATCGTGACGGCTGATTTCAATGGCGACGGATGGCTTGATCTGGCTGTCACCAACACCAAGTCGCAGACCGTCTCGCTCTGGTTCGGCGATGGCCGTGGCCAATTTTCTGGACGACAAGACATCCGGGTCGGCGACGGTCCAATTGGCGGCAATGATCCGCCCGGTGAAGGCGAAGGCAACGGATTGGTCGGACTAGCCGCCGCCGATGTCAATGAGGATGGCCGACCTGATTTGCTTGTCACCAGCAGCTTCGACGATCACGTGTATGTGTTGATCAATCGGTGCTCCCCATAG
- a CDS encoding alkaline phosphatase family protein, which yields MNQKVIIIGLDGATFEVLEPWMAAGHLPHLQAMRAAGVSGPLRSCVPPVTAPAWTSFMTGKNPGKHGVFDFVIQEPTSYRFHPVNSRHRHSKVLWELIGEQGGHVAVLNVPMTHPPYPVNGVLVSDFLLATGKGGQSYPPELIDELQRRFGPYPSDAVLPYFVVTQDDADIRRFIGEYRDALEYKFGVVEHLLEQTEPDFLMLHLYGNDQICHWLWHVIDRTHPEHQPAQAARVMNDILGYYCAFDARIGRLRQRLDEQTSLWVISDHGFGPVYKAIDLNTWLYQEGYLALKQTPMTRLRRALWQMGLTPNSFSFITRHWLARQLGKLARYVVKDSSYGGVDRVMQGHRAAQWLLSFDDIDWSRTVAYSPFGFGQIRINVQGTWAHGSVPPGPEYERLKQEIASKLRAYCDPETGKPLEADVFTKDEIYHGEFFDVAPDILFVPVNGRYRPKSAGFTSNAVISHFLGMTGIHKMNGILIAEGTPFRHGTIIEDASIVDVLPTVLYLLGVPIPNDVDGMVLQPMFTSEFLQQHPIRLSQHAATALTAAGHAADAQDEEEVIERLRNLGYLD from the coding sequence ATGAACCAGAAAGTCATCATCATTGGATTGGACGGAGCGACCTTCGAGGTGCTGGAGCCATGGATGGCTGCTGGTCACTTGCCGCATTTGCAGGCCATGCGCGCCGCAGGCGTAAGCGGCCCACTGCGTTCGTGTGTGCCGCCGGTGACGGCGCCGGCCTGGACCTCGTTCATGACCGGCAAAAATCCAGGCAAACACGGCGTGTTCGATTTCGTCATTCAAGAACCAACGAGCTACCGATTTCATCCAGTCAATTCGCGGCATCGGCATAGCAAAGTCCTATGGGAACTCATTGGCGAACAGGGCGGTCACGTCGCTGTGCTGAACGTGCCGATGACGCATCCGCCATATCCGGTCAACGGCGTGTTGGTCAGCGACTTTCTGTTAGCCACTGGCAAGGGCGGTCAAAGTTACCCACCTGAATTGATTGACGAGCTGCAACGCCGGTTCGGCCCGTATCCGTCCGATGCTGTGTTGCCGTATTTCGTAGTCACTCAAGATGACGCTGACATCCGGCGGTTCATCGGGGAATATCGCGATGCATTGGAGTATAAATTTGGCGTGGTCGAACACCTGCTGGAGCAAACAGAGCCTGACTTTCTCATGCTCCACTTGTACGGCAACGATCAAATCTGTCACTGGCTATGGCACGTGATTGATCGCACGCATCCGGAACATCAGCCGGCACAAGCGGCGCGCGTCATGAATGATATTTTGGGATACTACTGCGCCTTTGACGCCCGTATTGGCCGGTTGCGTCAACGGCTGGATGAGCAGACATCGCTCTGGGTGATTTCTGATCACGGCTTCGGCCCTGTCTACAAGGCGATTGATTTGAATACGTGGTTGTATCAAGAAGGCTATTTGGCGTTGAAGCAAACGCCGATGACACGGCTGCGGCGCGCGTTGTGGCAGATGGGATTGACGCCTAATTCGTTCAGCTTTATTACCCGCCACTGGTTGGCGCGGCAACTGGGCAAACTGGCTCGCTACGTGGTCAAAGATTCATCCTATGGCGGTGTGGATCGTGTGATGCAAGGTCATCGTGCGGCCCAATGGTTGCTCTCGTTTGACGATATTGACTGGTCGCGCACCGTGGCATACTCGCCATTCGGCTTCGGGCAAATTCGCATCAACGTACAAGGAACGTGGGCGCACGGCTCGGTGCCGCCGGGTCCGGAATATGAGCGACTCAAACAGGAAATCGCCAGTAAACTGCGCGCCTACTGCGACCCAGAAACGGGCAAGCCGCTTGAAGCTGACGTGTTCACCAAAGATGAAATCTATCATGGTGAGTTTTTCGACGTCGCTCCCGATATTTTGTTTGTACCGGTCAACGGTCGGTATCGCCCTAAGAGTGCCGGCTTCACGTCCAATGCGGTGATTTCCCACTTCCTCGGCATGACCGGTATTCACAAGATGAATGGCATTCTGATCGCTGAAGGGACGCCGTTTCGTCACGGCACGATCATCGAAGACGCGAGCATTGTTGATGTGTTGCCCACGGTGCTCTACCTGCTCGGCGTGCCCATTCCCAATGACGTGGATGGAATGGTATTGCAGCCGATGTTCACAAGCGAATTCCTACAGCAGCATCCGATCCGATTGAGCCAACACGCTGCGACGGCGTTAACCGCCGCAGGCCACGCCGCCGACGCTCAAGACGAAGAGGAAGTGATTGAGCGGTTACGCAATCTCGGCTACCTGGATTAG